Proteins found in one Micromonospora sp. WMMD1082 genomic segment:
- a CDS encoding DNA-binding protein: MSTRDVPAQIGDLPPIGRPANSALLEAGITTLAQVAAYRRRDLLALHGVGPKAVSILAAALAERGLAFAD; encoded by the coding sequence GTGAGTACCCGCGATGTGCCTGCGCAGATCGGTGACCTGCCGCCGATCGGGCGACCGGCCAACAGCGCCCTGCTCGAAGCCGGCATCACGACGCTCGCGCAGGTGGCCGCGTACCGCCGCCGCGACCTGCTGGCCCTGCACGGGGTCGGGCCGAAGGCGGTCAGCATCCTGGCTGCCGCGCTGGCCGAGCGGGGCCTCGCCTTTGCCGACTGA
- a CDS encoding alpha/beta hydrolase, whose protein sequence is MSYQTHLICGDIRSRAQRCGRVPREPLPFRSILVASRNDPITTFEQFEAYARDWGSELFDAGAVGHLDSRTGFGAWPDGERLARPLTQPGQP, encoded by the coding sequence ATCTCCTATCAAACCCATCTGATTTGTGGGGATATTCGATCGCGTGCCCAGCGTTGCGGCCGTGTGCCGCGCGAGCCACTGCCGTTCCGCTCGATCCTGGTCGCCAGCCGCAACGACCCGATCACCACATTCGAGCAGTTCGAGGCGTACGCGCGAGACTGGGGATCGGAGCTATTCGATGCGGGGGCGGTCGGGCACCTGGACTCCAGGACCGGGTTCGGTGCGTGGCCCGACGGCGAGCGCCTTGCCCGCCCGTTGACCCAGCCTGGACAGCCATGA
- a CDS encoding MFS transporter, with protein sequence MRDRRVALAVCLAAGFTTLIDQSVLNVAVPALRDSLHAGPATTQWLLAGYSLTFGLALVPAGRLGDVHGRRGLFIAGILLFTAASLVAGTATHAWVLAAARLLQGAGAGIVNPQVLGTIQDLFTGPARARALGAYATVGGLAALAGPVAGGLIIQSFGGELGWRLVLLINVPFGLLTAAVALRVLPRGGGRGRRTTLDLPGLVLLAAVTLAALLPFIVSAGWPAWLLVACAGTGAFLAWERRYARAGGTPILLPALIRSRGFVLGTLVAMFQFGASVSVSLVLTLLLQMGLGFSPLGAALTVLPSALGFAVSSVLSWRLVARYGRRGVAWATVGSVFTVLVTILVVAGVPRSEIAWALAATQLAMGVAAGLVNSPNQALTLGYAPPQAAGLAAGFLQVSQRISATISLAAVTGLFLRTGGTHGGARDGAVAGLVVCLGMLLASAGLAFVGTTRTTARAPATERPRPSPVTVPSESP encoded by the coding sequence ATGCGAGATCGACGCGTGGCGCTGGCGGTCTGCCTGGCGGCCGGGTTCACCACACTGATCGACCAGTCCGTGCTGAACGTCGCGGTCCCCGCGCTGCGTGACTCGCTGCACGCCGGCCCCGCGACGACGCAGTGGCTCCTCGCCGGTTACTCGCTGACGTTCGGCCTGGCCCTGGTGCCGGCCGGCCGGCTCGGTGACGTCCACGGGCGGCGTGGCCTGTTCATCGCCGGCATCCTGCTGTTCACGGCGGCGAGCCTGGTCGCCGGTACCGCCACGCACGCCTGGGTGCTCGCCGCCGCACGACTGCTCCAGGGCGCCGGGGCCGGCATCGTCAACCCGCAGGTCCTCGGGACCATCCAGGATCTGTTCACCGGCCCGGCGCGGGCGCGTGCGCTGGGTGCGTACGCGACGGTGGGCGGACTCGCCGCGCTGGCCGGTCCGGTCGCCGGCGGGCTGATCATCCAGTCCTTCGGTGGCGAACTCGGCTGGCGGCTCGTGCTGCTGATCAACGTACCCTTCGGGCTGCTCACCGCCGCCGTCGCGCTACGCGTACTGCCTCGTGGCGGGGGCCGTGGTCGCCGCACCACCCTCGACCTGCCCGGGCTGGTCCTCCTCGCCGCCGTCACGCTCGCCGCGCTGCTGCCGTTCATCGTGTCCGCCGGCTGGCCCGCCTGGCTGCTGGTGGCCTGTGCCGGGACGGGCGCATTTCTGGCCTGGGAGCGGCGCTACGCCCGGGCCGGCGGTACGCCGATCCTGCTCCCGGCGCTCATCCGGTCGCGGGGGTTCGTGCTCGGCACCCTGGTCGCCATGTTCCAGTTCGGCGCGTCGGTGTCCGTGTCGCTGGTGCTGACGCTGCTCCTGCAGATGGGCCTCGGCTTCAGCCCGTTGGGCGCGGCGCTGACCGTGCTGCCCAGCGCGCTGGGGTTCGCGGTCAGTTCGGTGTTGAGCTGGCGGCTGGTCGCCCGGTACGGCCGGCGTGGCGTGGCGTGGGCGACGGTGGGATCGGTGTTCACCGTGCTGGTGACCATCCTGGTGGTGGCCGGCGTACCCCGATCGGAGATCGCCTGGGCGCTGGCCGCCACCCAACTCGCGATGGGCGTGGCCGCCGGGTTGGTCAACTCTCCCAACCAGGCGCTCACCCTGGGGTACGCGCCACCGCAGGCGGCCGGGCTCGCGGCCGGCTTCCTGCAGGTGTCGCAGCGCATCTCGGCCACCATCAGCCTGGCCGCGGTGACCGGGCTGTTCCTTCGGACGGGAGGTACGCACGGCGGGGCCCGCGACGGCGCGGTGGCCGGCCTGGTGGTCTGCCTCGGCATGTTGCTGGCCTCGGCCGGTCTCGCATTCGTCGGCACGACGCGCACAACGGCGCGTGCACCGGCCACGGAACGCCCGCGACCGTCGCCCGTCACGGTCCCGTCCGAATCACCGTGA
- a CDS encoding class I SAM-dependent methyltransferase has protein sequence MSMAQVRQAYASVAELYIELFGSSRQVHADDLAFIGRHLAGRPGTVLDLGCGPGHITDYLRSLGVDATGIDMVPEFIAHARATHPGGRYHLGSMRTLAVADHSVAGILAWYSLIHLPPHDIDGVLAEFRRAMAPGAPLVLGLFDGEEVAAFDHRVVTAYRWPVDEFSERLTRAGFAEVERLRRPHDGTHRPHAAIAAVATGG, from the coding sequence GTGAGCATGGCGCAGGTCCGGCAGGCGTACGCGTCCGTCGCGGAACTCTACATCGAGCTGTTCGGTTCGAGCCGGCAGGTGCACGCCGACGACCTCGCCTTCATCGGGCGGCACCTGGCGGGCCGGCCCGGCACGGTGCTCGATCTGGGCTGCGGGCCCGGCCATATCACCGATTACCTTCGGTCGCTGGGCGTCGACGCGACGGGTATCGACATGGTTCCCGAGTTCATCGCCCACGCGCGGGCGACCCACCCGGGCGGGAGGTACCACCTCGGGTCGATGCGGACGCTCGCCGTCGCCGACCACTCCGTCGCCGGCATCCTGGCCTGGTACTCGTTGATCCACCTACCGCCGCACGATATCGACGGCGTGCTCGCCGAGTTCCGGCGCGCCATGGCCCCGGGCGCACCGTTGGTGCTCGGTCTCTTCGACGGCGAGGAGGTCGCGGCCTTCGACCACAGGGTCGTGACCGCCTATCGCTGGCCCGTCGACGAGTTCTCCGAGCGACTGACGCGGGCTGGCTTCGCCGAGGTCGAGCGCCTGCGACGGCCCCACGACGGCACTCATCGGCCACACGCCGCCATCGCGGCTGTCGCGACCGGCGGGTGA
- a CDS encoding nuclear transport factor 2 family protein, translating to MTQTTQRHLVAEYFAGFRTSDHPRILATLTDDIQWVIHGHRTTHGKAEFDGEIENPAFTGSPELDVQRVHEDGPVVVATGEGHGTSVDHGPFRFAFNDLFTFRGGLIARVDSYVVPLP from the coding sequence ATGACCCAGACGACCCAGCGCCACCTCGTCGCGGAGTACTTTGCAGGATTCCGGACGAGCGACCACCCGCGAATCCTCGCGACCCTCACCGACGACATCCAGTGGGTCATCCACGGCCACCGGACCACCCACGGCAAGGCGGAGTTCGACGGCGAGATCGAGAATCCGGCGTTCACCGGCAGCCCCGAACTCGACGTCCAGCGTGTCCACGAGGACGGCCCGGTCGTCGTCGCCACCGGCGAGGGTCACGGCACCAGCGTCGACCACGGACCGTTCCGCTTCGCCTTCAACGACCTGTTCACGTTCCGCGGCGGGCTCATCGCCCGCGTCGACTCCTACGTCGTCCCGTTGCCCTGA
- a CDS encoding SRPBCC domain-containing protein: MTASAELRGDELIAKRHLPAEPERVWVALTSPAGIAAFWGGSHATVPPGSVIVDLRPGGEFALDTRAPDGATRRLRFVYVSVAAPHELVFDEPVTGLRTTINVRPAGSGTDLTVHQRRLPAELRTAQAADGLASILDALAAHLQHRDAKARPRRRTR, translated from the coding sequence TTGACCGCCAGCGCAGAACTCCGCGGCGACGAACTGATCGCCAAGCGCCACCTCCCGGCGGAACCCGAACGCGTCTGGGTCGCCCTCACCTCGCCGGCAGGCATCGCGGCGTTCTGGGGCGGTTCGCACGCCACCGTGCCGCCGGGGTCCGTGATCGTCGACCTGCGTCCCGGTGGAGAGTTCGCCCTCGACACCCGCGCGCCGGACGGCGCGACCCGCCGGCTCCGGTTCGTCTACGTGAGCGTCGCCGCACCGCACGAACTCGTATTCGACGAGCCCGTCACCGGCCTCCGCACCACCATCAACGTCCGCCCCGCCGGCAGCGGCACGGATCTCACGGTCCACCAGCGTCGGCTTCCGGCCGAGCTGCGGACGGCCCAAGCGGCCGACGGGCTCGCCTCGATCCTCGACGCCCTCGCCGCGCACCTGCAGCACCGCGACGCCAAGGCCAGACCACGACGGAGAACACGATGA
- a CDS encoding metalloregulator ArsR/SmtB family transcription factor, protein MPPLLVAPGPDLDSAFAALGDPVRRALVMRLARGDATVGGLAAPFDLTPQAISHHVGVLRRCGLVEQRREGTRRPCRLRVDQLSRLGTWIDDQRRAWDDRLDALEQHLAEDRGATR, encoded by the coding sequence ATGCCACCCTTGCTCGTCGCACCCGGGCCGGACCTCGACTCGGCCTTCGCTGCCCTCGGCGACCCCGTCCGTCGCGCCCTGGTGATGCGTCTCGCGCGGGGCGACGCGACGGTGGGAGGACTCGCCGCACCGTTCGACCTGACTCCCCAGGCGATCTCCCACCACGTGGGCGTCCTGCGGCGGTGCGGCCTCGTCGAGCAGCGGCGCGAGGGCACCAGGCGCCCCTGCCGGCTCCGGGTCGACCAGTTGTCGCGGCTCGGCACGTGGATCGACGACCAGCGTCGCGCCTGGGACGACCGGCTCGACGCCCTTGAGCAGCACCTCGCCGAGGATCGAGGAGCGACCCGTTGA
- a CDS encoding YcxB family protein — protein sequence MHIRFDVPADPTYPGRVAAALSSDRLRTYGYVGAVLAAVGAIGLAVSRGSAWGEQISPLWLAMIMGGLLAMLYWPWVRWRARRRSGGYAVEGHYDITDDNITMRSGSESGGIAWDGVTQVRDTSEFWIVYVGREPATVIPRRLMSTEDDETLRAYLAKRGLLQTR from the coding sequence GTGCACATCCGCTTTGACGTCCCCGCCGATCCCACCTACCCGGGCCGTGTGGCCGCCGCGCTCAGCAGCGATCGGCTACGCACGTACGGATATGTCGGTGCGGTGCTGGCCGCGGTCGGGGCGATCGGTCTCGCCGTCTCGCGGGGGTCCGCGTGGGGCGAGCAGATCTCGCCGCTGTGGCTGGCGATGATCATGGGTGGCCTGCTGGCGATGCTGTACTGGCCGTGGGTGCGGTGGCGCGCCCGGCGCCGCTCCGGCGGCTACGCCGTCGAGGGCCACTACGACATCACCGACGACAACATCACGATGCGCAGCGGCTCGGAGTCCGGCGGCATCGCCTGGGACGGGGTCACCCAGGTCAGGGACACTTCCGAGTTCTGGATCGTGTACGTCGGCCGGGAGCCGGCGACCGTGATCCCGCGCCGCCTGATGTCCACCGAGGACGACGAGACGCTGCGGGCCTATCTGGCCAAGCGTGGGCTGCTCCAGACTCGGTGA
- a CDS encoding MFS transporter, translated as MRAPVPARLGAEFTKLWTASAVSNIGDGVAMAAGPLLVASVSDNPALIAGGAFAQQLPWLLFALLSGAYVDRLDRRQLVVVVNLVRAAALAGLSATIATETVTVPVIYTALFLLGTGETLADTAMGALLPSVVASEKLPSANARLYASFTIGNQFVAKPLGAWLFVVSAAVPFGLNAVTFTVAAALIAGIRPVSAPAQPRPRVSLRREIGAGVRWLWQHPLLRTLATTMGLANIAFGAAFAVFVLYCQQRLHLSDIGYGFLLTAFAVGGLFGTIVAATLTRAFGSTTLLRAGLVIEIVTHVTLAITTTPWVAAVILVAFSIHAMVWGITVASIRQRTVPEHLRGRVGSVYALLDLGGAALGSLLGGLFASVWKITTPFWIAAVMMTAVTALAWHRLREATA; from the coding sequence TTGCGTGCCCCTGTACCCGCGCGTCTGGGCGCGGAATTCACCAAACTGTGGACCGCCTCGGCGGTATCGAACATCGGCGACGGTGTCGCCATGGCCGCCGGCCCCCTGCTGGTCGCCTCCGTCAGCGACAACCCGGCCCTCATCGCCGGCGGCGCGTTCGCCCAGCAGCTGCCCTGGCTGCTGTTCGCTCTGCTCAGCGGCGCCTACGTCGACCGGCTCGACCGGCGCCAGCTGGTCGTGGTCGTCAACCTGGTACGTGCCGCCGCCCTGGCCGGGTTGTCGGCCACCATCGCGACCGAGACCGTCACCGTGCCCGTCATCTACACGGCGCTTTTCCTCCTCGGTACCGGAGAGACCCTGGCGGACACCGCGATGGGCGCCCTACTCCCCTCGGTGGTCGCATCCGAGAAGCTGCCCAGCGCCAACGCCCGGCTCTACGCAAGCTTCACCATCGGCAACCAGTTCGTCGCCAAACCGTTGGGCGCGTGGCTGTTCGTCGTCTCCGCCGCCGTACCGTTCGGGCTCAACGCGGTCACGTTCACTGTGGCCGCAGCCCTGATCGCGGGCATCCGACCGGTTTCCGCACCGGCGCAACCCCGGCCGCGCGTCTCGCTGCGCCGTGAGATCGGCGCCGGTGTGCGGTGGCTGTGGCAGCATCCGCTGCTGCGGACCCTCGCCACCACCATGGGCCTAGCCAACATCGCGTTCGGCGCCGCGTTCGCCGTGTTCGTTCTCTACTGCCAGCAACGACTGCACCTGTCGGACATCGGCTACGGCTTCCTGCTGACCGCCTTCGCCGTCGGCGGCCTGTTCGGTACGATCGTCGCCGCTACGCTCACCCGAGCCTTCGGCAGCACCACACTGCTCCGCGCCGGCCTGGTCATCGAGATCGTCACGCACGTGACGCTGGCAATCACGACGACACCCTGGGTGGCCGCGGTCATCCTGGTCGCCTTCAGCATCCACGCCATGGTCTGGGGCATCACCGTCGCCTCCATCCGGCAGCGGACCGTGCCCGAACACCTGCGCGGTCGGGTCGGCAGCGTGTACGCGCTGCTGGACCTCGGCGGCGCCGCGCTGGGCTCTCTCCTCGGCGGCCTGTTCGCCAGCGTCTGGAAGATCACCACACCGTTCTGGATCGCCGCCGTGATGATGACTGCGGTAACCGCCCTCGCCTGGCACCGGTTACGCGAGGCAACCGCCTGA
- a CDS encoding VOC family protein, which translates to MANEVTIPLLPCASIDDIRTFYEVLGFRTTYQQRKPNPHVALQREDLNLHFFEMAGFDPAQSYGSCLVLTPDISKLHREFAAGMRAAYGKVLVSGTPRMTRPRARKNNDGLGGFSVIDPGGNWIRITESGAPAAGPATTPAGRLAKVLANAVVLADSKGDVAQAARILDSALARPRPDDDPVEQVEALVYRAELAVTLQDTTTAAELLARADRVVLGPDETERAAPAFENAADLAAALR; encoded by the coding sequence ATGGCCAACGAGGTGACCATCCCCCTGCTGCCCTGCGCCTCCATCGACGACATCCGCACGTTCTACGAGGTGCTCGGCTTCCGGACCACCTACCAGCAACGCAAGCCCAATCCCCACGTGGCGTTGCAGCGTGAGGACCTGAACCTGCACTTCTTCGAGATGGCAGGGTTCGATCCGGCGCAGTCCTACGGCTCCTGCCTGGTCCTGACCCCCGACATCAGCAAACTGCACCGGGAGTTCGCGGCGGGCATGCGCGCCGCGTACGGCAAGGTGCTGGTCTCGGGAACGCCGCGAATGACGCGACCGAGGGCGCGGAAGAACAACGACGGGCTGGGTGGGTTCAGCGTCATCGACCCGGGCGGCAACTGGATCCGCATCACGGAAAGCGGCGCCCCTGCTGCCGGGCCGGCGACCACGCCCGCCGGGCGGCTGGCGAAGGTCCTGGCGAACGCTGTGGTGTTGGCTGACTCCAAAGGCGACGTCGCACAGGCCGCCCGGATACTCGACAGCGCACTGGCCCGTCCGCGACCCGATGACGATCCCGTCGAGCAGGTGGAGGCCCTCGTCTACCGCGCCGAGCTGGCCGTGACGTTGCAGGACACGACGACCGCAGCCGAGCTGCTGGCCCGCGCCGATCGCGTGGTGCTGGGTCCGGACGAGACCGAGAGAGCGGCACCCGCCTTCGAGAACGCCGCCGACCTCGCCGCGGCGCTCCGCTGA
- a CDS encoding metalloregulator ArsR/SmtB family transcription factor has protein sequence MSEESEKSEDRADALFHALADRTRRDILRRVLAGEHSVSALAAKYDMSFAAVQKHVAVLERAGLLTKRRSGREQLATGDVAAVRSVASMLTELEQVWRGRIARIDLLIASEPNQED, from the coding sequence GTGAGCGAGGAGAGCGAGAAGAGTGAGGACCGGGCGGACGCCCTGTTCCACGCGCTCGCCGACCGCACGCGGCGCGACATCCTGCGGCGCGTGCTGGCCGGGGAGCACTCCGTCTCCGCGCTCGCGGCGAAGTACGACATGAGCTTCGCCGCCGTACAGAAGCACGTCGCCGTGCTGGAGAGGGCCGGCCTGCTGACCAAGCGACGCAGTGGTCGCGAGCAGTTGGCCACCGGCGACGTCGCGGCGGTGCGGTCGGTGGCGTCCATGCTCACCGAGCTCGAACAGGTCTGGCGTGGCCGCATCGCCCGCATCGACCTACTCATCGCGTCCGAACCCAACCAGGAGGACTGA
- a CDS encoding SRPBCC domain-containing protein: MPVTDVQQDLDNLTLTITAEFAAPVERVWQVYADPRQLEKVWGPPTYPATVVEHDLTPGGRVTYYMTGPEGDKFAGYWLVTAVEEPSSFSFDDGFADLDFTPNPNMPVSKNVYSFTEHDGGTRATYVGRYESAEALQQVLDMGVVEGTSSAINQIDDLLAS, translated from the coding sequence ATGCCCGTGACCGACGTTCAGCAGGATCTCGACAACCTGACCCTGACCATCACCGCGGAGTTCGCCGCGCCGGTGGAGCGGGTCTGGCAGGTCTACGCCGACCCTCGCCAACTGGAAAAAGTGTGGGGACCGCCGACCTACCCGGCGACGGTGGTCGAGCACGACCTCACGCCCGGCGGCCGGGTGACCTACTACATGACCGGCCCGGAGGGCGACAAGTTCGCCGGCTACTGGCTGGTCACCGCGGTGGAGGAGCCCAGCAGCTTCTCCTTCGACGACGGCTTCGCCGATCTGGACTTCACCCCGAACCCGAACATGCCGGTCTCCAAGAACGTCTACTCCTTCACCGAACACGACGGCGGCACCCGCGCCACCTACGTGGGCCGGTACGAATCGGCCGAGGCACTCCAGCAGGTGCTGGACATGGGTGTCGTGGAGGGCACCTCGTCGGCGATCAACCAGATCGACGACCTGCTCGCCTCCTGA